From Flavobacterium lipolyticum, one genomic window encodes:
- a CDS encoding SusC/RagA family TonB-linked outer membrane protein, translating into MKNLFYMLSFLLTLSGFAQERTIKGKVLDAKDGLPIPGVTIAVENSSVSNNTSEKGVIQSAGLGTVSDFDGAFELKINHNIKSLRVTYMGYLPYTIDITDKNQYNISLKSDVSELKEIVVTGYQKIEKRKLTSAVAKVDMADIKQAGVASLDQMLVGQVAGVAVTQQTGAPGTIAKIRVRGTASLNGAQDPLWVLDGLPLEGNDVPQNYDKDNIDVLSNFSIAGLNPEDIKDITILKDAAATAIYGARAANGVIVVTTKKGKKGSMKVDLNVNTFMTQKPDFSKLNLLNSSQKVDFELSLASREDLTYRDGNGEISRILKQANELGAYRSGGFSSLSPTTQNSINSLRNINTNWGDLLYRSAINKQYTLGLSGGGEKSDYYFSLGAYNEQGATIGTGFDRYNLTLKNNFDVTDKLRVGVGIFGTQSKKSSYISDTDTFTNPANYSRNANPYLAPLNADGSYNYDKDMTGYGNGSVYIPFNYLEERENTNYELTTRSIKALLDVDYNITKGLKASTQIGLQFDNNASEKYAGKDTYFTRKEREKTSVFANGAYTYFLPVGGIIQNSNTDFFQYNWKTMLNYNTTLGGKHELEFMVGNELRKNKSTAINTKGFGFDPKTLTTTQIVFPTQSYASNPTYRTYLKNENENAFASFFATASYTYDRKYTFFGSVRYDGSDLFGADPKYKYLPLWAVSGSWAVSEENFLKDSEIVSNLRLRASYGLQGNIDKNTSPYVVGTNQTTIILPGQSEPIISVASPPNDKLRWEKTTNTNFGMDLGLFNNRINIITDVYGRKSTDLIGLQSLPVENGFEYTNANWAQVTNKGYEISLSTRNIDRPNFKWNTTINFAHNKSTVDRIQTRSNTYLPSRQGLPVNAVFALKTNGIDESGFPLFVNKKGETVNTQALFGLFDPYADFFPGVFSQSKLTNEETRDLFTYVGDADPKFTGGFINTFKVHNFDLTIATTFNLKQTVVEKPNFNGTQLDRGQNYTTDVLNAWSPTNTGSNIPGITSPTSGTGDSWMAYQWFSPAGAPLNVYNYLDTWVHEMSYMRLSSVRLGYSLPKTATKTLFMDSVRFSIEGRNLFVISSDYKGYFDPETFGNIYAQPIPRSISLGCNLTF; encoded by the coding sequence ATGAAAAATTTATTTTACATGCTGAGTTTCCTACTTACCCTCTCGGGGTTTGCGCAGGAAAGGACTATTAAAGGAAAGGTACTTGATGCCAAAGATGGACTGCCGATACCGGGAGTCACCATTGCTGTTGAAAACAGTTCCGTATCAAACAACACCTCTGAAAAAGGAGTAATTCAAAGTGCCGGTCTGGGAACTGTAAGTGACTTTGACGGTGCCTTTGAATTGAAAATAAACCATAATATCAAATCTCTAAGAGTAACCTATATGGGTTACCTGCCTTATACAATTGACATTACAGATAAAAATCAATACAACATTTCTTTAAAGTCAGATGTAAGCGAATTAAAGGAAATCGTAGTTACCGGTTATCAGAAAATCGAAAAGAGAAAGCTGACATCTGCTGTTGCCAAAGTGGATATGGCAGATATCAAACAAGCGGGTGTTGCGAGTTTAGATCAAATGTTAGTAGGTCAGGTTGCGGGTGTTGCCGTAACACAACAAACAGGAGCTCCGGGAACCATTGCAAAAATCAGAGTTCGTGGTACTGCCTCTCTTAACGGTGCACAAGATCCATTATGGGTTTTGGATGGTTTGCCACTTGAAGGAAATGACGTTCCTCAAAATTATGACAAAGACAATATCGATGTTTTAAGCAATTTTTCTATCGCAGGTTTAAATCCTGAGGATATTAAAGATATTACCATATTAAAAGATGCTGCTGCAACTGCCATTTACGGAGCAAGAGCTGCAAACGGTGTTATTGTGGTAACGACTAAAAAAGGAAAAAAAGGAAGCATGAAAGTAGACTTGAATGTCAATACTTTCATGACACAAAAACCTGATTTTTCTAAATTAAATCTTTTAAATTCTTCTCAAAAAGTAGATTTTGAACTTTCGCTGGCTTCAAGAGAAGATTTGACTTACAGAGACGGTAACGGAGAAATTTCCCGTATTCTTAAACAGGCTAATGAATTAGGAGCCTACAGATCGGGAGGTTTTTCGTCTCTAAGTCCAACAACACAAAACTCAATCAACTCTTTAAGAAACATCAATACCAATTGGGGTGATTTATTGTACCGAAGTGCCATCAACAAACAATATACATTAGGTTTATCTGGTGGTGGAGAAAAATCAGATTACTATTTCTCTTTAGGAGCTTACAACGAACAAGGTGCTACTATCGGAACTGGTTTTGACCGATACAACCTTACCTTAAAAAACAACTTTGATGTAACTGATAAATTGCGTGTTGGCGTTGGAATTTTTGGTACACAAAGTAAAAAATCATCTTATATTTCAGATACGGACACTTTTACAAATCCTGCTAATTACTCCAGAAACGCAAATCCATATCTAGCTCCATTAAATGCTGATGGAAGTTATAATTATGATAAAGACATGACCGGGTATGGAAATGGAAGTGTATATATTCCTTTTAATTACTTAGAAGAAAGAGAAAATACCAATTACGAATTGACAACAAGATCTATAAAAGCATTACTTGACGTTGATTATAATATTACAAAAGGATTAAAAGCAAGTACCCAAATTGGTTTACAGTTTGACAATAATGCTTCTGAAAAATATGCTGGTAAAGACACTTACTTTACAAGAAAAGAAAGAGAAAAAACAAGTGTATTTGCAAATGGAGCTTATACTTATTTCCTTCCTGTCGGCGGAATTATTCAAAATTCAAACACTGACTTTTTTCAATACAACTGGAAAACGATGTTAAACTATAACACTACTCTTGGAGGAAAACATGAGTTAGAATTTATGGTGGGTAATGAGTTAAGAAAAAACAAAAGCACCGCTATTAATACAAAAGGTTTTGGTTTCGACCCGAAAACATTGACTACCACTCAAATTGTTTTTCCGACTCAAAGTTATGCATCTAATCCAACCTATAGAACGTATTTAAAGAATGAAAACGAAAATGCATTTGCATCATTCTTCGCAACAGCATCTTATACGTATGACAGAAAATATACGTTCTTTGGAAGTGTTCGTTACGACGGTTCAGATTTATTTGGTGCAGATCCTAAGTACAAATATTTGCCATTGTGGGCAGTTTCCGGTTCATGGGCGGTATCTGAAGAAAATTTCTTAAAAGATAGCGAAATAGTTTCTAATTTAAGATTACGTGCGTCTTACGGTTTACAAGGAAATATCGATAAAAATACTTCTCCGTATGTCGTTGGAACAAATCAAACAACTATTATTTTACCGGGACAATCAGAACCTATTATTAGTGTAGCTTCTCCTCCAAATGATAAATTAAGATGGGAAAAGACGACCAATACCAACTTTGGAATGGATCTGGGGTTATTCAACAACCGTATTAACATTATAACCGATGTTTACGGAAGAAAAAGTACTGATTTAATTGGCTTACAATCACTTCCTGTTGAAAACGGTTTTGAATATACAAACGCTAACTGGGCTCAGGTAACGAATAAAGGATACGAGATTTCTTTGTCTACAAGAAACATTGACCGTCCGAACTTTAAATGGAACACGACTATTAATTTTGCTCATAATAAGAGTACCGTTGATCGTATCCAGACAAGATCTAACACCTATTTACCTTCAAGACAAGGATTACCTGTTAATGCCGTATTTGCCTTAAAAACTAACGGAATTGATGAAAGTGGTTTCCCTTTATTTGTAAATAAAAAAGGAGAAACTGTAAACACGCAAGCTCTTTTTGGTCTTTTTGATCCTTATGCAGATTTTTTCCCGGGAGTTTTCTCGCAATCAAAACTTACGAATGAAGAAACAAGAGATTTGTTTACTTATGTTGGAGATGCAGATCCTAAATTTACCGGTGGTTTTATCAACACTTTTAAAGTTCATAATTTTGATCTTACTATCGCTACCACTTTCAATCTTAAACAAACTGTTGTTGAAAAACCAAATTTTAATGGTACACAATTAGATCGTGGTCAGAACTACACTACAGATGTACTTAATGCCTGGTCACCTACTAATACCGGTTCAAACATACCTGGAATTACTAGTCCAACTTCAGGAACAGGAGATTCATGGATGGCTTACCAATGGTTTTCTCCAGCAGGAGCACCACTTAATGTTTACAACTATTTAGATACTTGGGTTCATGAAATGAGCTATATGCGTTTAAGCAGCGTTCGTTTAGGATATTCATTGCCTAAAACAGCGACAAAAACGTTGTTTATGGACAGTGTTAGATTTAGTATCGAAGGAAGAAACTTATTTGTAATCAGCTCTGATTATAAAGGTTACTTTGACCCTGAAACGTTCGGAAATATCTATGCACAACCAATCCCAAGATCAATATCTTTAGGATGTAACCTAACTTTTTAA
- a CDS encoding response regulator: protein MEQNTTQPYFRKILVIDDSATDRYIAKRMAEKYYFAEEIVLEELATTALEYLRSLEDTPDLLPQFIFLDINMPEMNGFEFLEEYAKLSESIKLNCIIMMITSSTHPEDLKRAESNPLVIGFLNKPLCKEKFEGIKQEFLLKNH from the coding sequence ATGGAACAGAACACAACACAACCCTACTTTAGAAAAATCCTTGTCATAGACGATAGTGCTACAGATCGTTATATTGCAAAGCGAATGGCCGAAAAGTATTATTTTGCTGAGGAAATTGTTTTAGAAGAGTTAGCCACAACAGCACTTGAATATTTACGTTCGTTAGAAGATACACCCGATTTGCTTCCGCAATTTATTTTTCTCGATATCAACATGCCTGAAATGAATGGTTTTGAGTTTCTTGAGGAATATGCAAAACTTTCTGAATCAATCAAACTAAATTGTATTATAATGATGATTACTTCTTCAACGCATCCCGAAGATCTCAAACGGGCAGAAAGTAACCCCTTGGTAATAGGCTTTCTGAACAAACCCCTTTGTAAAGAGAAATTTGAAGGCATAAAACAGGAGTTTCTATTAAAAAATCATTAA
- a CDS encoding ribonucleotide-diphosphate reductase subunit beta: protein MSIFDKRINYKPFEYPEVLQFTEAINKAYWVHTEVDFTADTQDFHSHLNAAEKTAIKNSLLAIAQIEVAVKSFWGNIYEHFPKPEFNGLGSTFAECEFRHSEAYSRLLEVLGYNDEFEKLMEIPVIRKRVDYLSDVLKDTKSQDNKKYVISLILFSILIENVSLFSQFAILLSFTRFKGYMKNVSNIIAWTSIDEQIHANGGIYIVNKIREEFPDYFDEETLTLIREAVKNSIEVEADILDWIFEEGEIETIKKTDLVNFMKFRIDESLVQINIPTIFNVPADDYKAMAWFEEEVFANSLDDFFAKRPVEYTKHDKSITANDLF from the coding sequence ATGTCTATATTTGATAAAAGAATCAATTATAAACCTTTCGAGTACCCGGAGGTTTTGCAATTTACAGAAGCCATAAATAAAGCGTATTGGGTTCATACAGAGGTTGATTTTACAGCCGATACACAGGATTTTCATTCTCATTTAAATGCTGCGGAGAAAACCGCCATTAAGAATAGTCTATTGGCGATTGCACAGATAGAAGTAGCCGTGAAAAGTTTTTGGGGAAATATCTACGAGCATTTTCCAAAGCCGGAATTCAACGGCTTGGGGAGTACTTTTGCCGAATGTGAATTCAGACATTCTGAGGCTTATTCACGTTTGCTGGAAGTTTTAGGTTACAATGATGAATTTGAAAAACTGATGGAGATACCGGTTATCCGCAAACGTGTCGATTATCTTTCGGATGTGCTTAAGGATACCAAATCTCAGGACAATAAAAAGTATGTGATTTCACTGATTTTGTTCAGTATTCTGATCGAAAATGTGTCGCTTTTCAGTCAGTTTGCGATTTTATTGTCTTTTACGCGATTCAAAGGCTACATGAAGAATGTGAGTAACATTATTGCGTGGACTTCTATCGACGAGCAGATTCATGCCAATGGCGGTATCTATATCGTAAACAAAATTCGTGAAGAGTTTCCAGATTATTTCGATGAAGAAACGTTAACGCTTATTCGTGAGGCCGTGAAAAATTCAATAGAAGTAGAAGCCGATATATTAGACTGGATTTTTGAAGAAGGTGAAATTGAAACAATCAAGAAGACTGATTTGGTTAATTTCATGAAATTCAGAATCGACGAAAGTCTGGTTCAGATCAATATCCCGACTATTTTTAATGTTCCGGCAGATGATTATAAAGCGATGGCCTGGTTTGAAGAAGAAGTTTTTGCCAACAGCCTTGACGATTTCTTTGCCAAAAGACCAGTAGAATATACCAAACACGACAAAAGCATTACCGCAAACGACCTGTTCTAA
- a CDS encoding GNAT family N-acetyltransferase, with translation MIIRKATIEDSENITALLLLAMEDIIYKFTGEKDPKTAYYFLLHFVESENNQYSYQNCYVAEEDDQIIGAVAVYDGGQLHSLRKPIVDYVRLNFNADFNPEDETQSGEFYIDSVGVSPNHQGKGIGSKLLQFLIDEYVTQNQRTLGLLVEDANPNAKKLYLKLGFKVKGTRTLVGKNMEHLQIS, from the coding sequence ATGATTATCAGAAAAGCAACAATTGAAGATTCAGAAAATATTACAGCACTTTTGCTGCTGGCAATGGAAGACATTATCTATAAATTTACAGGTGAAAAGGATCCTAAAACGGCCTACTATTTCCTCCTTCATTTTGTTGAAAGCGAGAATAATCAATACTCCTATCAAAATTGTTATGTAGCGGAGGAAGACGACCAAATTATTGGTGCTGTTGCTGTTTATGACGGAGGACAATTGCATTCGTTGAGAAAACCAATTGTTGATTATGTTCGTCTGAATTTCAATGCTGATTTTAATCCTGAAGACGAAACGCAAAGTGGTGAATTTTATATTGATTCGGTTGGTGTGAGTCCAAATCATCAGGGAAAAGGGATCGGCTCTAAACTGCTGCAATTTTTAATTGACGAGTATGTAACTCAAAATCAAAGAACTCTCGGACTATTGGTGGAAGACGCTAACCCGAACGCCAAAAAACTGTACTTAAAATTAGGTTTTAAAGTGAAGGGTACCAGAACTTTGGTAGGAAAAAATATGGAACATCTGCAGATTTCATAG
- a CDS encoding histidine kinase → MKFTFKNTFSRRNFFILGIIFIVLTLLSIYILSSFITEITEKSNTATEERGFLKKQEVLVQELSHFLEIQKELKRIVEMSNTRNLSDNLKVLSTIHANDSLIKNNWFQINKEHITFVTAKNSPNLEASIKDFAVKNGNLSAYNCIVENKQDFFWRIYYKYIATNGTVIRYGYDIDLKALQTYFSTIDQKALNYAFVFDKKGTILYHPEVKLLKKNVFKITDLRANDTTFTNKNSFSRQIALSEYLGLDIVRYTKRLNVKGTDWYICVNFAEKISNEDVNTVKKYASLIYIVTTAILIVFFYLFTLFTRKNFQEKEVLAQEKNNLLIENEKINKEKALIQLQQLKEQINPHFLFNSLNSLYMLIESNTAVARKFTLNLSKIYRYLITPPVNNIVTVQEELLFIEKYIFLQQTRFTKEFVFSIQIEDENNLAKKVPYLAFQIAVENAIKHNIASEETPLKITIDIKENVVIITNNLNEKQNFGKESKFGHKYLEIIYKYYAKDDFKVFKKDGDFTCILPLIG, encoded by the coding sequence TTGAAATTTACTTTTAAAAATACCTTTTCCCGCAGGAACTTCTTTATTTTAGGAATTATCTTTATTGTCCTCACACTGCTTTCAATTTATATTCTGAGCAGTTTTATAACGGAGATCACCGAAAAATCAAATACTGCCACTGAAGAACGAGGCTTTCTGAAAAAACAGGAAGTGCTTGTACAGGAATTGTCGCATTTTTTAGAAATTCAAAAGGAGTTAAAACGTATTGTTGAAATGAGCAATACCCGGAATCTGTCGGATAATCTAAAGGTACTCAGCACAATTCACGCCAATGACAGTCTTATTAAAAACAATTGGTTTCAGATTAATAAGGAGCATATCACTTTTGTAACTGCTAAAAATAGTCCAAATCTGGAAGCTTCCATCAAAGATTTTGCTGTTAAAAACGGGAATCTCAGTGCATACAATTGCATTGTTGAGAATAAGCAGGATTTTTTCTGGCGCATTTATTACAAGTACATCGCGACAAATGGTACGGTCATTCGATACGGGTATGACATTGATTTGAAGGCACTTCAAACCTATTTTTCTACCATTGACCAAAAAGCGCTCAATTATGCTTTTGTGTTTGATAAAAAAGGAACAATCCTCTACCATCCTGAAGTAAAATTGCTGAAGAAGAATGTTTTCAAAATTACAGACCTTCGTGCCAATGATACTACTTTTACCAATAAAAACAGTTTCAGCCGACAAATTGCGCTTTCGGAATATTTAGGTCTGGACATTGTACGCTATACCAAACGACTCAATGTAAAAGGAACGGATTGGTACATCTGTGTAAACTTTGCGGAGAAAATATCCAATGAAGATGTCAATACTGTAAAAAAGTATGCTTCCTTAATTTACATCGTTACAACAGCTATTTTAATCGTATTCTTCTATTTATTTACTCTTTTCACTCGTAAAAATTTTCAGGAAAAAGAAGTACTGGCACAGGAAAAAAACAATCTTTTGATAGAAAACGAAAAAATTAATAAAGAGAAAGCCCTCATTCAGCTGCAGCAACTGAAAGAACAAATCAATCCGCACTTTCTGTTCAACTCGCTGAATTCGTTATACATGCTTATTGAAAGTAACACGGCTGTTGCGCGAAAATTTACCCTGAATCTGTCCAAAATCTACAGATATCTGATTACGCCCCCGGTTAACAATATTGTTACGGTACAGGAAGAACTGCTTTTTATCGAAAAGTATATATTTCTGCAACAAACCCGCTTTACGAAAGAATTTGTCTTTTCGATTCAGATCGAAGACGAAAATAATCTGGCTAAAAAAGTGCCGTATCTGGCTTTTCAGATCGCGGTAGAAAACGCCATAAAACACAATATTGCTTCTGAAGAAACCCCTTTAAAAATAACAATTGACATTAAAGAAAACGTTGTAATTATTACCAATAATTTAAACGAAAAGCAAAACTTTGGCAAAGAATCCAAGTTTGGTCACAAATACTTAGAAATTATTTACAAATATTATGCTAAGGACGATTTCAAAGTCTTCAAAAAAGACGGCGATTTTACTTGCATTTTGCCTTTAATTGGATAA
- a CDS encoding RagB/SusD family nutrient uptake outer membrane protein — MKNILKYVFFAGVAITTVSCDHYLDVEPVGKVIPETLTDYRAVMTTGYSTTPIHKALSTIRTDELVLDESNDNATFYRDHYIWNDANPDKTTNSFPYAALYNRIFYTNVIINEASVKLAPSAEKNQLLGEAYALRALSYFDLLNIFSKPFNAATAATDRGVPLALKIDLEQAYVPQSVAVIYDQILSDNEEAKKLLNLDTQTAGINYRFSKAALYAMESRIFLYRKEWAKAIAAADKAMTYKSALINLNTTAALPNLYNGPESILALEDPFINLLKGTSYAAPTLTGAYDKTNDLRFALYYQASGSRYRFRKGGDIAQKCTFRTAELYLTKAEASAQLNDLPTARTTVIAFIKNRYKTTAFDQLSLSIAAMTQTQLLDFIAQERQREFAVEGHRWFDLRRTTQKQIIHTFNGENYTLIENDPRYTLPFPLDARLNNPEL; from the coding sequence ATGAAAAATATACTAAAATACGTATTCTTTGCCGGCGTAGCCATTACTACTGTAAGCTGTGATCATTATCTTGATGTTGAGCCGGTAGGTAAAGTAATTCCGGAAACTTTAACTGATTATAGAGCAGTAATGACAACCGGTTATTCTACAACTCCTATTCATAAAGCATTATCTACTATTAGAACAGACGAATTGGTTTTAGATGAATCTAATGATAATGCTACTTTCTACAGAGATCATTATATCTGGAACGATGCCAATCCTGATAAAACTACCAATAGTTTTCCTTATGCTGCTCTGTACAACAGAATTTTCTATACCAATGTGATCATCAATGAAGCAAGCGTAAAATTAGCACCTTCTGCAGAGAAAAATCAATTACTAGGAGAAGCTTATGCACTAAGAGCATTATCTTATTTTGATTTATTGAATATCTTCAGTAAACCTTTTAATGCTGCAACAGCTGCAACAGACAGAGGGGTTCCGTTGGCTTTAAAAATAGATTTAGAGCAGGCTTACGTTCCTCAAAGTGTTGCGGTTATTTACGACCAGATTTTATCTGATAATGAAGAGGCAAAAAAATTATTGAATTTAGACACTCAAACAGCGGGTATCAACTACCGTTTTTCTAAAGCTGCTTTATATGCAATGGAATCCCGAATTTTCTTATACAGAAAAGAATGGGCAAAAGCTATTGCTGCTGCAGATAAAGCAATGACATACAAAAGTGCTTTAATCAACTTAAACACTACTGCTGCTTTACCTAATCTTTACAACGGACCAGAATCTATATTAGCACTTGAGGATCCATTTATTAATCTTTTGAAAGGAACATCATATGCTGCACCAACTTTAACAGGTGCTTATGATAAAACAAACGACTTGCGTTTTGCGTTGTATTATCAGGCAAGCGGAAGCAGATACAGATTTAGAAAAGGTGGTGATATTGCACAAAAATGTACTTTTAGAACCGCCGAATTGTACCTGACAAAAGCAGAAGCATCGGCACAATTAAACGATCTGCCTACCGCAAGAACGACGGTAATCGCTTTCATCAAAAACAGATATAAAACTACGGCTTTTGATCAGTTAAGCCTGTCGATTGCTGCCATGACACAAACTCAGCTTCTTGATTTTATCGCTCAGGAAAGACAACGTGAGTTTGCTGTAGAAGGTCACCGCTGGTTTGATTTGCGTAGAACAACTCAAAAACAAATCATCCATACTTTCAATGGAGAAAATTATACACTAATAGAAAATGATCCGCGATATACGCTGCCATTTCCTTTAGATGCCCGATTAAACAATCCTGAATTGTAA
- a CDS encoding zinc-dependent metalloprotease: MREKALLINLKNIVLLVLVLSTSTMVSQKKNKKNKEDKTVQVKDSLKDSKGKKYDDLVKKGTFKKGLFNTIQVKTDLYLEINDSLFQREFLVVNKISSVPLPVNDAGLNKGMNYENKIITFHKDLVAKKVWVKSSVPKVSSPVGDAITASVNSNFSESIIEVFDIETKNNDSTSVVIKANKVFDGKQKSFNDVLSNIGFGGSVKSELSYIENVKTFPKNIVVKSQLTTSVSEGGPALSVTLGVTSNIILLDKRPMQPRFADKRVGYFSEKHWYFSDSQHAMQEKELITRWRLEPKKEDIEKYRKGELVEPKKPIVYYIDPSTPKQWRSYIIEGVRDWQVAFERAGFKNAVIAKEPTEEDTDFDVDDVRYSVITYVASQKSNAMGPAVVDPRSGEIIESDIIWWHNVMTSLQSWMRIQTGAIDPKARGNKFSDEHMGEAIRFVSSHEVGHTFGLKHNMGASFAYPVESLRSKDFTAKMGGTAPSIMDYARYNYIAQPEDHVEAITPKIGEYDKYAIEWGYKWYADQNEEHTALNDLIAKHQNDPVYFYGEQQDGDSTIDPRSQSEDLGDDAMKASEYGLKNLKKVVGKILEWTYDKDESYYQTGKLYIGAIGQWNLYNYHVLTNVGGIYLNTTVHGDNKASYVPVPAAIQKRAVSYLLKNSIALPEWLFFNPILDKTNPLKDSPLGPYEYTPYTLARELQYGILYNLLSDDRLLRITENELFQRNEAKENVYTVTQLFKTVHQNIFAPTIQNKSLTIMERMTQKNYVDVLIVSTNKLFEKTDSKKIIQLEETLKMPHLCDYLQESKMARNINQSSLKRVSEVTSDKKGELNQILKLLKTKRNIGNQETKNHYFDLIQRIEKALNNTL; this comes from the coding sequence ATGAGAGAAAAGGCATTGTTGATAAACCTAAAAAATATCGTTTTATTGGTATTGGTACTGAGCACCAGTACTATGGTTTCTCAAAAAAAGAATAAAAAGAATAAAGAAGACAAAACTGTACAAGTTAAAGATTCATTAAAAGATTCAAAAGGAAAAAAGTATGATGATCTTGTTAAAAAGGGAACTTTCAAGAAAGGACTTTTTAACACCATTCAGGTCAAAACAGATTTATACCTGGAAATTAATGATTCTCTTTTTCAAAGAGAGTTTTTAGTAGTCAACAAAATATCGAGTGTTCCTTTGCCTGTTAATGATGCCGGATTGAATAAAGGAATGAACTACGAGAATAAAATTATAACGTTTCACAAAGATTTAGTGGCCAAGAAAGTTTGGGTAAAATCTTCTGTTCCAAAGGTTTCATCACCTGTTGGGGATGCTATTACGGCTTCGGTAAACAGTAATTTCTCAGAATCTATTATTGAAGTTTTTGATATTGAAACCAAGAATAACGATTCGACTTCGGTTGTCATTAAAGCAAATAAGGTTTTCGACGGTAAGCAAAAGAGTTTCAATGATGTATTGAGCAACATTGGCTTTGGCGGATCTGTAAAATCGGAACTATCGTATATAGAAAATGTAAAAACGTTTCCTAAAAATATTGTTGTAAAATCACAACTTACTACATCTGTAAGCGAAGGCGGTCCTGCCCTTTCGGTTACTCTTGGAGTGACGTCCAACATTATTTTACTGGATAAAAGACCTATGCAACCGCGTTTTGCAGACAAGCGTGTCGGGTATTTCTCTGAAAAACACTGGTATTTCAGCGACAGTCAGCATGCTATGCAGGAGAAAGAATTAATCACACGCTGGAGACTGGAGCCTAAAAAAGAAGATATCGAAAAATACCGCAAAGGCGAATTGGTAGAACCTAAAAAGCCAATTGTGTATTACATCGATCCATCGACACCAAAACAATGGCGTTCTTATATTATTGAAGGGGTTCGCGACTGGCAGGTTGCTTTTGAAAGAGCCGGATTTAAAAATGCTGTAATCGCCAAGGAACCTACTGAGGAAGATACTGATTTTGATGTCGACGACGTACGTTATTCTGTAATTACATATGTAGCTTCTCAAAAATCTAATGCTATGGGACCTGCAGTAGTAGACCCAAGAAGCGGGGAGATTATAGAATCGGATATTATCTGGTGGCACAATGTAATGACTTCACTGCAAAGCTGGATGCGCATTCAGACAGGTGCCATTGATCCGAAAGCCAGAGGAAATAAGTTTAGTGACGAACACATGGGAGAAGCGATCCGTTTTGTATCGTCTCATGAAGTGGGACATACTTTTGGTTTAAAACACAATATGGGTGCTTCATTCGCTTATCCGGTGGAATCGTTAAGGTCTAAAGATTTTACAGCAAAAATGGGTGGAACAGCTCCATCAATCATGGATTATGCCCGTTACAACTATATTGCGCAGCCCGAAGATCATGTTGAAGCGATTACGCCAAAAATTGGTGAATACGATAAATATGCTATCGAATGGGGTTACAAATGGTATGCAGACCAGAACGAAGAACACACTGCGCTTAACGATCTGATTGCAAAACACCAGAACGATCCGGTTTATTTCTACGGAGAGCAGCAGGACGGTGACAGTACAATTGACCCGCGTTCGCAATCTGAGGATTTAGGTGATGATGCCATGAAAGCCAGCGAATACGGGCTTAAAAACCTTAAAAAAGTGGTAGGTAAAATCCTTGAGTGGACGTATGATAAAGATGAATCTTACTATCAAACGGGTAAACTTTATATTGGAGCTATTGGTCAGTGGAATCTTTACAACTATCATGTGTTAACAAATGTGGGAGGAATTTATCTGAATACCACGGTTCACGGTGACAATAAAGCAAGTTATGTTCCAGTTCCGGCTGCCATTCAAAAAAGAGCTGTTTCGTATTTATTGAAAAATAGTATTGCGCTTCCGGAATGGTTGTTCTTTAACCCGATTCTGGACAAAACAAATCCTTTGAAAGATTCTCCTCTTGGACCATATGAGTACACTCCTTACACCCTGGCAAGAGAATTACAATATGGAATTTTATACAACCTGTTAAGTGATGATCGTTTGTTGAGAATTACAGAAAATGAGCTGTTCCAACGTAATGAAGCCAAAGAAAATGTTTATACCGTAACACAATTATTTAAAACTGTTCACCAAAACATTTTCGCTCCTACGATTCAAAACAAATCGCTTACGATTATGGAACGTATGACACAGAAAAACTATGTAGATGTATTGATTGTTTCGACCAATAAACTTTTTGAAAAAACAGATAGCAAGAAAATTATTCAATTAGAAGAGACTTTAAAAATGCCTCATTTATGTGATTATCTGCAAGAATCAAAAATGGCGCGCAACATCAATCAGTCTTCATTAAAGAGAGTTTCCGAAGTGACTTCTGATAAAAAAGGAGAATTGAATCAGATTCTGAAACTTTTAAAGACGAAAAGAAACATTGGAAATCAAGAGACAAAGAATCACTATTTCGATCTGATCCAGCGTATTGAAAAAGCACTAAACAACACACTTTAA